The window AGCTCAAGAAGCAGATTGAGAATGAAGCCGCCACCGGTGCGGAGACGTCCTCCTCTGCTGACAATTCAACGCCGAAGGCAGGAGCATAACCAATGGCTAATAAACGTCTTGACGTGCTTATCGACCCCGTGGTTGATAACAATCCAATCACGCTGCAGGTGTTGGGGATTTGCTCTGCACTGGCAGTGACGACCAAGATGGAAACGTCGGTGGTGATGGCGCTCGCGGTGATCGCCGTGACCGCGTGCAGCAACCTCGCTGTCAGCGCGATCCGCTCATACATCCCCAGCAGCATCCGGATCATTGTGCAGATGTGCGTGATTGCGTCGCTGGTGATTGTGGTTGATCAATTCCTGAAGGCGTTTCTGTTCGATATCAGCAAGCAGCTGTCCGTCTTCGTCGGTCTGATTATCACTAATTGCATTGTGATGGGGCGGGCCGAGGGGTTTGCGATGAAGAACACCCCTGGCATCAGTTTTCTCGACGGGATCGGTAACGGTCTGGGGTACGGATTCGTGCTCTTGGTTGTCGCATTTTTCCGTGAGTTGTTCGGCAGCGGTTCGTTGTTTGGTTTCACCCTACTGGAGCTTGACCGCAACGGCGGTTGGTATAACCCCAATGGCTTGATGCTCTTGCCGCCGAGCGCCTTTTTTATCATCGGGATCATGATCTGGGTGATCCGTCTGAACAAACCCGCACAAATCGAAGAGTCCTGAGGTCATCATGAATCTATTCGAAATCCACTTAAGTATTTTCTTGAAGGCGGTCTTCGTCGAGAACTTGGCACTAGCCTTTTTTCTTGGCATGTGCACGTTTCTAGCTGTTAGCAAGAGCGTGAAGACTGCGATCGGTTTAGGCATGGCCGTGATCGCGATTGAAACGATCACCGTGCCGGCAAACCAAGCGATCTATTCTTTGCTTTTGAAGAAAGGTGCATTGACGTGGGCGAACAAATTTATCGCCACGTCAACGGTCGATTTTTCAACGATTGATCTCAGCTTCCTGTCGTTCATTAGCTTTATCGGTGTGATCGCGGCTCTCGTCCAGGTGCTCGAAATGTTCTTGGATAAGTTCATGCCGGCGCTCTACAACGAGCTGGGCATCTTTTTGCCGTTGATCACGGTGAACTGCGCCATTCTCGGTGCGTCGCTGTTCATGCAGGAACGCAACTACACGTTCCCTGAATCCATTACCTACGGCTTTGGTTGTGGGGTTGGCTGGGCATTGGCAATCATGGCACTCGCAGCGATTCGCGAAAAGCTCAAGTACAGCGACGTGCCGCCACCGCTCCGCGGGCTTGGTATCACGTTCATCACGACTGGACTGATGGCTCTGGCGTTCATGTCGTTCGGCGGCATTAAGCTTTAGAGTCGCCTGTCACCTCCCTCATTGATTTCATTCCCTACGCACTTCACCGTACACGAGTCCCTTGTGATGTTCACAACTCTTCTCTTGGGCGCCGCCCCATCGGATGCTGTCCCGCCGGCAGCTATCGTTGCCATCGGCGTCGCGATGTTCACCATCATTGTGCTCGCATTGGTGATGCTGATTTTGGCGGCAAAGAAGCAACTGGTTTCTTCCGGCAAGATCAAGATCATGATCAACGACCAAAAAGAAATCTCGGTTCCAGCGGGCGGGAAACTGCTCGGTGCTCTCGCCGACGCTGGCATTTTTGTTTCGAGTGCCTGTGGCGGTGGTGGGACATGTGCGCAGTGCAAAGTAAAGGTGCGGGAGGGAGGCGGCGATTTGTTGCCCACTGAAACCGGTCACATTAACAAGAAGGAAGCCGCTGAAGGGGAGCGTTTGAGCTGCCAGGTCGCCGTCAAGCAGGACATGAAGGTTGAAGTGCCCGCCGAAGCATTTGAAACCAAGAAATGGGAATGCACGGTTCGCAGCAATAACAACGTTGCTACCTTCATCAAAGAGTTCGTGCTTGAACTGCCTGCGGGTGAAGAGGTCAATTTCAAGGCCGGCGGATATATTCAGATTGAAGCTCCTCCGCATACGGTCCATTACAAAGACTTCGATATCGAAGAGCGATTCCACCCCGATTGGGATCAATACAAGATCTGGCGTTATACGTCGAAGGTCGAAGAGCCTGTGGTTCGCGCCTATTCAATGGCTAATTATCCGGGCGAAAAGGGCATCATCATGCTCAACGTTCGTGTGGCCTCGCCACCACCACGCGCCCCTGAAGGCACCCCGCCGGGCCAGATGAGCAGTTACATCTTCTCGCTCAAACCTGGCGACAAGGCGACGATCAGCGGTCCCTATGGTGAGTTCTTCATCAAAGATAGTAAGGCGGAAATGGTCTACATCGGCGGCGGTGCCGGCATGGCTCCGCTGCGAAGTCATATCTTCGAACTATTCAAACGCGAGAAAACCGATCGCAAGGTCAGTTACTGGTACGGCGGTCGGAGCATGCGGGAGTTGTTCTATGTCGATCACTTCCGTGAGATCGAGAAGGAGTTCCCGAACTTTAAGTTCAATATCGCGTTGTCTGAGCCCGCACCGGAGGACAACTGGAACGGGTACACCGGGTTCATCCACCAGGTGTTGCTCGAGAACTACCTCAAGAACCACCCGGCTCCTGAAGATATTGAGTATTACATCTGCGGTCCTCCGATGATGAACGCAGCCGTGTTCAAAATGCTCGATGATCTCGGCGTCGAGCCCGAGAACATCGCCTACGACGATTTTGGCGGTTAGCCAGCATGTCGCGCGGCTCGCGGAGCCGTAAGCGGATACCCGAATGCATTCGGCTTCGAGGGCCGAGCGACTTCACAGTAAACTGATAACGATGATCCAGTCCGATCGCATGACGCGACGAGGTTTTCGCCCCGTCGCGTTTTTTAATGTCACTTTGACGCTTGTCCTGACGAGTCTGTTCGCTGCTGTTGCTCCAGGTCTCGCCATGGCGCAGGCTCCCCCCGGCAGTCTGTTGTACTTCGGTGGTGAGACGATGGGGACGACGTACAGCGTGAAGGTGTCGCGGCCGCCTGACGACGTGGATTGGAAATCGAAGGCATCGCTCGCAGTCGACGAGGAGCTCCGCCGCGTCAACGACCAGATGTCAACGTACTTGAAATCAAGTGAGCTGACGCGATTTAACGATTCGGCGTCGACGGATTGGTTCGAAGTCAGTCGCGAGACGGCCGAGGTGGTGCAATTTGCGTTGCATGTGGGAAAGAAATCCGAGGGCGCGTTTGATGTCACGGTGGGGCCCTTGGTTGATCGCTGGAGTTTCGGGCCTGGCAAACGCAATCAGGATGTCCCGAGCGACGAGGAACTCGATTCGATCGCGAAGCGAATTGGCCAGGCACATCTGTCCGCTCGGCTCGATCCGCCCGCGCTGAGAAAAGACATCCCGAACCTGAGAGTGGATTTGTCGGCGATTGCGAAAGGGCATGGCGTCGATCGCGTGGTCGACGTCTTGAATCGACTTGGTGCAGAGAACGTGTTCGTTGAAATCGGTGGTGAAGTACGGGTGACGGGGGATAAACTGACCTCCGATGGCAGCCAATCATGGAGGGTGGGGATACAGAAGCCCGATGCGATGAACAACGAGATTGTCGTCGCCTATGCGATGGATGATGTCGCCATGGCAACGTCGGGCGACTATCGAAATTATTTCGAGGTAGACGGTACTCGATTCTCGCATACGATTG of the Allorhodopirellula heiligendammensis genome contains:
- the nqrE gene encoding NADH:ubiquinone reductase (Na(+)-transporting) subunit E produces the protein MNLFEIHLSIFLKAVFVENLALAFFLGMCTFLAVSKSVKTAIGLGMAVIAIETITVPANQAIYSLLLKKGALTWANKFIATSTVDFSTIDLSFLSFISFIGVIAALVQVLEMFLDKFMPALYNELGIFLPLITVNCAILGASLFMQERNYTFPESITYGFGCGVGWALAIMALAAIREKLKYSDVPPPLRGLGITFITTGLMALAFMSFGGIKL
- the nqrF gene encoding NADH:ubiquinone reductase (Na(+)-transporting) subunit F gives rise to the protein MFTTLLLGAAPSDAVPPAAIVAIGVAMFTIIVLALVMLILAAKKQLVSSGKIKIMINDQKEISVPAGGKLLGALADAGIFVSSACGGGGTCAQCKVKVREGGGDLLPTETGHINKKEAAEGERLSCQVAVKQDMKVEVPAEAFETKKWECTVRSNNNVATFIKEFVLELPAGEEVNFKAGGYIQIEAPPHTVHYKDFDIEERFHPDWDQYKIWRYTSKVEEPVVRAYSMANYPGEKGIIMLNVRVASPPPRAPEGTPPGQMSSYIFSLKPGDKATISGPYGEFFIKDSKAEMVYIGGGAGMAPLRSHIFELFKREKTDRKVSYWYGGRSMRELFYVDHFREIEKEFPNFKFNIALSEPAPEDNWNGYTGFIHQVLLENYLKNHPAPEDIEYYICGPPMMNAAVFKMLDDLGVEPENIAYDDFGG
- a CDS encoding NADH:ubiquinone reductase (Na(+)-transporting) subunit D, with the protein product MANKRLDVLIDPVVDNNPITLQVLGICSALAVTTKMETSVVMALAVIAVTACSNLAVSAIRSYIPSSIRIIVQMCVIASLVIVVDQFLKAFLFDISKQLSVFVGLIITNCIVMGRAEGFAMKNTPGISFLDGIGNGLGYGFVLLVVAFFRELFGSGSLFGFTLLELDRNGGWYNPNGLMLLPPSAFFIIGIMIWVIRLNKPAQIEES
- a CDS encoding FAD:protein FMN transferase; its protein translation is MIQSDRMTRRGFRPVAFFNVTLTLVLTSLFAAVAPGLAMAQAPPGSLLYFGGETMGTTYSVKVSRPPDDVDWKSKASLAVDEELRRVNDQMSTYLKSSELTRFNDSASTDWFEVSRETAEVVQFALHVGKKSEGAFDVTVGPLVDRWSFGPGKRNQDVPSDEELDSIAKRIGQAHLSARLDPPALRKDIPNLRVDLSAIAKGHGVDRVVDVLNRLGAENVFVEIGGEVRVTGDKLTSDGSQSWRVGIQKPDAMNNEIVVAYAMDDVAMATSGDYRNYFEVDGTRFSHTIDPVTHRPVRHNMASVTVIAPTCMAADAWATALDVVGPERAVALADENDLDTLLITRGGDPAEADAGTNEAEEDHMNFIGTGSLATIADQMQRGSVLGQAKAEEGAGFLDQMGPVLLLTAIGFAAVLVAMAIGVMFGRQSISGSCGGLNARTDEDGVSRCSLCSSPSEGCEKLREKIENS